The Fodinicurvata sp. EGI_FJ10296 genome includes a region encoding these proteins:
- a CDS encoding carbon-nitrogen hydrolase family protein, whose translation MRIALAQQTPPGDADPLARLDALAAQAKSAGAALLVTPEMGMTGYDIGPAKVAERAEAVNGPIMTAVASIARRHAIAIVAGFPECAGRGKPYNAAALIDAGGHCLSVCRKTHLFGDVDRSQFTPGDALAQPVDLNGWRVSLAICYDIEFPEVARHFALQGVEAILVPTANMLPFVSIANRVVPVRAEENAVYVAYANYCGPEGRFDYCGLSCICGPDGNDLARAANDPALIVADLSKSTLAEVRSMSTHLADRRPDLYR comes from the coding sequence ATGCGCATTGCCCTCGCCCAGCAGACGCCGCCCGGTGACGCCGACCCGCTCGCCCGGCTCGACGCCCTTGCCGCCCAGGCGAAATCGGCTGGCGCTGCGCTGTTGGTGACGCCGGAAATGGGCATGACCGGCTATGACATCGGCCCGGCCAAGGTGGCGGAACGCGCCGAAGCCGTAAACGGCCCGATAATGACGGCCGTCGCGTCGATCGCCCGGCGGCACGCCATCGCCATCGTCGCCGGCTTCCCCGAATGTGCCGGCCGGGGCAAGCCGTACAACGCCGCCGCCCTGATCGATGCCGGCGGGCACTGTCTGAGCGTCTGCCGGAAAACCCATCTGTTCGGCGATGTCGACCGGTCACAATTCACACCCGGAGATGCGCTGGCCCAACCGGTCGACCTGAACGGCTGGCGGGTGTCGCTGGCGATCTGTTACGATATCGAGTTTCCCGAAGTGGCGCGCCATTTCGCGCTTCAGGGAGTCGAGGCGATCCTGGTGCCGACGGCGAACATGCTGCCCTTTGTCAGCATCGCCAACCGGGTCGTCCCCGTCCGGGCCGAGGAGAATGCCGTCTATGTTGCCTACGCCAATTATTGCGGCCCCGAAGGCCGCTTCGACTATTGCGGCCTGTCGTGCATCTGCGGCCCCGATGGCAACGATCTGGCACGGGCCGCCAACGATCCGGCGCTGATCGTCGCCGATCTCTCGAAATCGACACTGGCCGAAGTGCGGTCGATGTCCACGCATCTTGCCGACCGGCGTCCGGACCTTTATCGCTGA
- a CDS encoding nickel-binding protein translates to MDLYVIRRRGAWANQEELEAAGAVSARVGEEMADRVRWIRSYAVSEPDGRVGSVCIYEARDPESIREHGRRVGAPSEDFQIVRGTVVRNPDPGVPGLPEAEAEEGAIRSSPA, encoded by the coding sequence ATGGATTTGTATGTGATTCGCCGTCGTGGTGCCTGGGCCAATCAGGAAGAACTCGAAGCTGCCGGTGCGGTGTCGGCACGAGTCGGCGAGGAAATGGCCGATCGTGTTCGGTGGATTCGCAGCTACGCCGTCTCGGAGCCGGACGGTCGTGTCGGATCGGTGTGCATCTACGAGGCACGCGATCCGGAGTCGATCCGTGAGCACGGCCGGCGCGTGGGCGCGCCGAGCGAGGATTTCCAGATCGTTCGCGGCACTGTCGTCAGGAACCCCGATCCCGGCGTGCCCGGCCTGCCGGAAGCCGAGGCTGAAGAGGGCGCCATTCGGTCCTCCCCGGCATGA
- a CDS encoding BadF/BadG/BcrA/BcrD ATPase family protein, with amino-acid sequence MTNSDRRIYIGIDGGGSGSRARLVDGSGRLLGTATGRPANMATDAVAAWGAVMGLCDDALQQAGLSRETLDRTVAGIALAGLGQSRERRRAETLAHPFRSRALASDAEAACLGAHNGGDGGIVIAGTGSIAVAMVGGRTTRIGGWGFPISDHGSGAWLGLEAVREGLLAHDGLRPEGTLARAVMGRFRGDPEAVVAFRSRAGPGDYATMAPMVVDAAAAGDPSAKALLRDSGRMLGLMASRLVSAGAERLSIVGGLADPLTPFLPAAIQGTLAPALGDGVDGALILAHRIVGRS; translated from the coding sequence ATGACCAACAGTGATCGCCGGATCTATATCGGCATCGACGGCGGCGGCAGCGGCTCGCGCGCGCGCCTCGTCGACGGATCGGGCCGGCTGCTCGGCACCGCGACCGGGAGGCCGGCCAATATGGCAACGGACGCCGTCGCCGCCTGGGGCGCCGTGATGGGTCTGTGCGACGACGCGCTGCAGCAGGCTGGCCTGTCGCGGGAAACGCTGGACCGTACCGTCGCCGGTATCGCGCTGGCCGGTCTGGGCCAAAGCCGGGAACGGCGCCGCGCCGAAACGCTGGCCCATCCGTTCCGGTCGCGCGCGCTCGCCAGCGATGCCGAAGCCGCCTGCCTGGGCGCCCATAACGGCGGCGATGGCGGTATTGTAATTGCCGGCACCGGCAGCATCGCCGTGGCCATGGTTGGCGGACGCACGACGCGGATCGGCGGCTGGGGCTTTCCGATTTCCGATCACGGGTCCGGGGCATGGCTGGGGCTGGAAGCCGTGCGCGAAGGACTTCTGGCCCATGACGGGCTGCGGCCGGAGGGTACGCTGGCGCGGGCGGTCATGGGCCGATTTCGCGGCGATCCAGAGGCCGTGGTGGCTTTCCGCAGCCGGGCAGGCCCCGGCGATTATGCGACCATGGCACCAATGGTCGTCGATGCCGCCGCCGCGGGCGATCCATCCGCGAAAGCCCTGTTGCGGGACAGCGGCCGCATGCTGGGTCTCATGGCCAGCCGGCTGGTATCGGCGGGTGCCGAACGGCTGTCGATCGTCGGCGGCCTTGCGGATCCATTGACTCCGTTTCTTCCAGCGGCCATTCAAGGCACACTGGCCCCGGCCCTCGGCGATGGCGTCGACGGCGCCCTCATTCTCGCCCACCGCATAGTCGGCCGCTCCTGA
- a CDS encoding NAD(P)/FAD-dependent oxidoreductase yields MTEKPFSVFGPDFTFAYDDWLTNPAGLGQIPAERHGSRVAVIGAGIAGIVAGYELMRLGLRPILFESGELGGRLRSQPFEGTDGIVAELGGMRFPRSSRAFYHYVDMLGLESAPFPNPLTPAAGSTVIDLEGETHYAETLEDLPPLFREVAHAYDAALEEGARFSDLKAAIRDRDADRVKEIWNPIVRDWDERTFYDFVASSDAFQALSFRHREVFGQVGFGTGGWDSDFPNSMLEILRVNATECDEDQHLIVGGVEQVPQGLWRRAPDDAVYWPTGTTLAGLNGGAPRPGVRRIFRADDDRLTVTDRWGRTESFDAVIATCQSWLLTTAIETEERLISQKTWMAMDRTRYMQSSKTFVMVDRPFWKDKDPETGRDLMSMTLTDRLSRGTYLFDNGPGKPGVICLSYSWMSDALKMMPQPVERRVELTLSALEKIYPGLDIRVHIIGDPISVSWEADENFLGAFKGALPGHYRYNHRMFGHFHQDGMPPEQRGLFLAGDGISWTPAWVEGAVQTALNAVWGVTAHLGGHSPAANPGPGDAYPWHGPITLGE; encoded by the coding sequence ATGACCGAAAAGCCGTTCTCCGTCTTCGGCCCCGACTTCACTTTCGCCTATGACGACTGGCTGACCAATCCGGCGGGGCTGGGCCAAATTCCGGCGGAAAGGCACGGCAGCCGTGTCGCGGTGATCGGCGCCGGCATCGCGGGCATCGTCGCCGGCTACGAGTTGATGCGTCTGGGGCTGCGCCCGATCCTGTTCGAATCCGGCGAACTCGGCGGCCGCCTTCGCTCGCAGCCGTTCGAGGGCACCGACGGAATCGTGGCCGAACTGGGCGGCATGCGCTTTCCGCGGTCGTCACGGGCCTTCTATCACTATGTTGATATGCTCGGGCTGGAATCCGCGCCGTTCCCCAATCCGCTCACGCCGGCGGCGGGGTCGACGGTGATCGATCTGGAGGGCGAGACGCACTATGCCGAAACGCTGGAAGACCTGCCGCCGCTGTTCCGCGAGGTCGCCCACGCCTATGACGCGGCGCTTGAGGAGGGCGCGCGATTCTCGGATCTGAAGGCAGCCATCCGCGACCGCGACGCCGACCGGGTCAAGGAGATCTGGAATCCGATCGTGCGCGACTGGGACGAGCGGACCTTCTATGATTTCGTGGCATCGTCGGATGCCTTTCAGGCGCTGAGCTTCCGCCACCGCGAGGTTTTCGGCCAGGTCGGGTTCGGCACCGGCGGCTGGGATTCCGATTTTCCCAACAGCATGCTGGAGATCCTGCGCGTCAACGCCACCGAATGCGACGAGGACCAGCACCTGATCGTTGGCGGCGTCGAGCAGGTGCCCCAGGGATTGTGGCGCCGGGCCCCGGACGATGCCGTCTACTGGCCGACGGGAACGACCCTGGCGGGGCTGAACGGCGGCGCGCCGCGTCCCGGCGTCCGGCGCATCTTTCGCGCCGACGACGATCGCCTGACCGTGACCGACCGCTGGGGACGCACGGAATCCTTCGACGCTGTTATCGCCACCTGTCAGAGCTGGCTGCTGACCACGGCGATCGAGACCGAGGAGCGCCTGATCAGCCAGAAAACCTGGATGGCGATGGACCGCACCCGCTATATGCAGTCATCCAAGACCTTCGTCATGGTCGACCGGCCGTTCTGGAAGGACAAGGATCCCGAAACCGGCCGCGATCTGATGTCGATGACGCTGACCGACCGGCTGTCGCGCGGCACCTATCTGTTCGACAACGGTCCCGGCAAGCCCGGTGTCATCTGCCTCAGCTATTCGTGGATGTCGGACGCCCTGAAGATGATGCCGCAACCGGTTGAACGACGGGTCGAATTGACGCTTTCGGCGCTGGAAAAAATCTACCCCGGCCTCGACATACGCGTGCATATTATCGGCGACCCGATCTCGGTAAGCTGGGAGGCCGACGAGAATTTCCTCGGCGCGTTCAAGGGCGCGCTGCCCGGCCACTATCGTTACAACCACCGAATGTTCGGCCATTTCCACCAGGACGGCATGCCGCCGGAACAGCGCGGCCTGTTCCTGGCCGGCGACGGCATCAGCTGGACACCGGCCTGGGTCGAGGGCGCGGTGCAAACGGCCCTGAATGCGGTGTGGGGCGTGACCGCCCATCTGGGCGGCCACAGCCCGGCGGCCAATCCGGGCCCGGGCGACGCCTATCCCTGGCACGGGCCGATCACGCTGGGCGAATAG
- a CDS encoding helix-turn-helix domain-containing protein, protein MAEDADMLNATIILVSEGYASTAVGPIEVFTAAGKMWNEMSGVAVRPRFRVTMASIDGAPVESAYGLRIAPDKSIDEVGPSDLIFISASGPLPSEWMQRHATLLPWLVERYERQGTLLAGVCSGVAFLAEAGLLSGRRATTHWGVAEEFQRRYPTVDWQTDMLITEDAGLFCGGGVNAATDLSLYLVERLCGRETAIECSKALLLDMPRLHQSGYAILPISRPHSDAKMRALEEYLHAGFRRNVTAEELAGVAGMSVRTLMRRFKAATGCLPGAYLQMVRVAAARQMLEDGATSIERVATSVGYEDVSFFRRVFRRYCGMAPAAYRERYRLRTASPERAASTRGRSTPVA, encoded by the coding sequence ATGGCTGAAGACGCAGATATGCTGAATGCGACGATCATCCTCGTCAGCGAGGGATATGCGTCCACCGCGGTCGGACCGATCGAAGTGTTCACGGCGGCCGGGAAGATGTGGAACGAGATGAGCGGCGTCGCTGTCCGGCCCCGCTTCCGGGTCACGATGGCCTCGATCGACGGGGCACCGGTCGAGAGCGCCTACGGTCTGCGCATCGCGCCGGACAAGAGCATCGACGAGGTCGGGCCTTCCGATCTGATATTCATCTCGGCCTCAGGCCCTCTGCCCTCGGAATGGATGCAGCGCCACGCCACCCTGCTTCCCTGGCTGGTCGAACGATACGAACGCCAGGGAACCCTGTTGGCCGGCGTGTGCTCGGGCGTGGCGTTCCTTGCAGAAGCCGGCCTGCTTTCCGGACGCCGGGCGACCACCCATTGGGGCGTGGCTGAGGAGTTCCAGCGCCGCTATCCAACGGTGGATTGGCAGACCGACATGCTGATTACGGAGGATGCCGGACTGTTCTGCGGCGGTGGCGTCAACGCAGCGACCGACCTCAGCCTTTATCTGGTTGAACGGCTGTGCGGACGGGAGACGGCGATCGAGTGTTCCAAGGCGCTGCTTCTCGACATGCCCCGCCTGCACCAGTCCGGCTATGCAATCCTGCCGATATCGCGACCGCATTCGGACGCGAAGATGCGAGCCCTGGAAGAATACCTTCACGCCGGTTTCAGGCGGAATGTGACCGCTGAAGAGCTGGCTGGCGTGGCGGGAATGAGTGTGCGCACACTAATGCGGCGTTTCAAGGCGGCGACCGGCTGCCTGCCGGGGGCGTATCTTCAGATGGTCCGCGTCGCGGCGGCCCGGCAGATGCTCGAAGACGGCGCGACGTCGATCGAGCGGGTTGCGACCTCGGTCGGGTACGAAGACGTTTCGTTTTTCCGCCGGGTCTTCAGGCGCTACTGCGGCATGGCCCCGGCTGCATACCGCGAGCGCTATCGGCTTCGGACGGCGTCCCCGGAACGCGCAGCCAGCACGCGGGGGCGTTCAACGCCCGTAGCGTGA